The proteins below are encoded in one region of Diceros bicornis minor isolate mBicDic1 chromosome 14, mDicBic1.mat.cur, whole genome shotgun sequence:
- the LOC131413794 gene encoding LOW QUALITY PROTEIN: boLa class II histocompatibility antigen, DQB*0101 beta chain-like (The sequence of the model RefSeq protein was modified relative to this genomic sequence to represent the inferred CDS: inserted 1 base in 1 codon) — MSGKMVLGIPRGLWTAAVMVILVVLSTPVAVGRESPEDFVFQFKFQCYFTNGTERVRLLARYIYNREEFLRFDSDVREHRAVTELGRPDAEYLNGQKDILEQERAAVDTVCRHNYEVEAAFTWQRRVEPTVTISPSRTEALNHHNLLVCSVTDFYPAQIKVRWFRNDQXGIVSTPLVRNGDWTFQILVMLEMTPQRGDVYTCHVEHPSLQSPITVQWRAQSESAQSKMLSGIGGFVLGLIFLGLGLIIRHRSQKGLLR, encoded by the exons ATGTCTGGGAAGATGGTTCTGGGGATCCCTAGAGGCCTTTGGACAGCAGCTGTGATGGTGATACTGGTGGTGCTGAGTACCCCAGTGGCTGTGGGCAGAGAGTCTCCAG AGGATTTCGTGTTCCAGTTTAAGTTTCAATGCTACTTCACCAACGGGACGGAGCGGGTGCGGCTCCTGGCCAGATACATCTATAACCGGGAGGAGTTCCTGCGCTTCGACAGCGACGTGCGGGAGCACCGGGCGGTGACCGAGCTGGGGCGGCCGGACGCCGAGTACCTGAACGGGCAGAAGGACATCCTGGAGCAGGAGCGGGCCGCGGTGGACACGGTGTGCAGACACAACTACGAGGTGGAGGCCGCCTTCACCTGGCAGCGCCGAG TGGAGCCTACAGTGACCATCTCCCCATCCAGGACAGAGGCTCTAAACCACCACAACCTGCTGGTCTGCTCGGTGACAGACTTCTATCCAGCCCAGATCAAAGTTCGGTGGTTCCGGAATGACC GAGGCATTGTGTCCACCCCCCTTGTTAGGAACGGGGACTGGACCTTCCAGATCCTCGTGATGCTGGAAATGACTCCCCAGCGTGGAGATGTCTACACCTGCCACGTGGAGCACCCCAGCCTCCAGAGCCCCATCACAGTGCAGTGGC GGGCACAGTCTGAATCTGCCCAGAGCAAGATGCTGAGCGGAATCGGGGGCTTCGTgctggggctgatcttcctcgggctGGGCCTTATAATCCGTCACAGGAGCCAGAAAG GGCTCCTGCGCTGA